One genomic window of Camelina sativa cultivar DH55 chromosome 5, Cs, whole genome shotgun sequence includes the following:
- the LOC104784600 gene encoding pectinesterase 5-like isoform X3 encodes MIGKVVVSVASILLIVGVAIGVVAYINKNGDTNLSPQMKAVQGICQSTSDKASCVKTLEPVKSDNPNKLIKAFMLATQDAIYKSSNFTGKTEGNMGSXXXXXXXXXXXYCKRVFMYALEDLSTIVEEMGEDLSQIGSKIDQLKQWLTGVYNYQTDCLDDIEEDDLRKTIGEGIASSKILTSNAIDIFHTVVSAMAKLNIKVDEFKNFTGGIFTPSDKGAAPANKGAPPVADESPVADPDGPARRLLEDMDQTGTPTWVSGADRKLMAKAGRGGNGGAARIKATFVVAKDGSGQFKTVQQAVNACPEKNPGRCIIHIKAGIYKEQVIIPKKKNNIFMFGDGARKTVITYHRSVKLSPGTTTSLSGTVQVESEGFMAKWIGFKNTAGPMGHQAVAIRVNGDRAVIFNCRFDGYQDTLYVNNGRQFYRNIVVSGTVDFIFGKSATVIQNSLIVVRKGNKGQFNTVTADGNEKGLAMKIGIVLQNCRIVPDKKLAAERLTVASYLGRPWKQYSTTVIMNTEMGDLIRPEGWKIWDGENFHKSCRYVEYNNRGPGAITNRRVDWVKIARSAGEVNDFTVANWLGPINWIQEANVPVTLGL; translated from the exons atgattggAAAAGTTGTTGTCTCCGTGGCCTCCATACTCTTAATAGTTGGAGTAGCCATAGGAGTCGTTGcctacataaacaaaaatggtgATACTAATCTGTCTCCGCAAATGAAAGCTGTTCAAGGAATTTGCCAGTCGACTTCCGACAAAGCCTCATGTGTCAAAACTCTTGAGCCGGTTAAGAGCGATAACCCAAACAAACTGATCAAGGCCTTCATGCTCGCCACACAAGACGCAATATACAAATCATCTAACTTCACGGGTAAAACCGAAGGAAACATGGGCTC NNNNNNNNNNNNNNNNNNNNNNNNNNNNNNNNNGTACTGCAAGAGAGTTTTCATGTACGCTCTTGAGGATCTCTCTACCATTGTTGAGGAAATGGGTGAAGATCTTAGCCAGATCGGGAGCAAAATTGATCAGCTTAAACAATGGTTAACCGGTGTTTACAATTACCAAACTGATTGTCTTGACGATATCGAAGAAGACGATTTAAGAAAGACTATTGGAGAGGGCATTGCAAGCTCCAAGATTCTCACTAGCAACGCTATTGACATCTTCCACACTGTCGTTAGCGCCATGGCCAAGCTTAACATCAAGGTTGACGAATTCAAAAACTTTACAGGTGGAATCTTCACTCCTTCCGACAAAGGAGCAGCTCCCGCCAACAAAGGAGCCCCTCCTGTTGCTGATGAATCTCCCGTGGCCGACCCAGATGGTCCTGCTCGTCGTCTTCTTGAAGACATGGACCAGACCGGAACCCCAACATGGGTTTCAGGTGCTGACAGGAAGCTCATGGCTAAGGCTGGACGTGGCGGTAACGGCGGTGCTGCTAGGATCAAAGCGACCTTTGTGGTGGCTAAGGACGGAAGTGGACAGTTTAAGACGGTTCAACAAGCCGTTAATGCTTGTCCTGAGAAGAACCCCGGCCGATGCATCATCCACATCAAGGCTGGTATTTACAAAGAGCAAGTAATCATccctaagaagaagaacaacatctTCATGTTCGGAGATGGTGCAAGAAAGACCGTCATTACTTACCACAGAAGTGTCAAACTCAGCCCTGGAACCACCACTTCCCTTAGTGGCACAGTTC AGGTTGAATCAGAAGGATTCATGGCAAAATGGATCGGATTCAAGAACACCGCTGGTCCCATGGGACACCAAGCTGTGGCTATCAGAGTGAACGGAGACCGTGCTGTTATCTTCAACTGTAGGTTCGACGGTTACCAAGACACCTTGTACGTGAACAACGGCCGTCAGTTCTACAGAAACATTGTCGTTTCAGGAACAGTCGACTTCATCTTCGGCAAATCCGCAACCGTGATTCAAAACTCACTCATTGTTGTCCGTAAAGGAAACAAGGGACAATTCAACACAGTCACAGCCGATGGAAACGAAAAGGGATTAGCGATGAAAATTGGTATCGTCCTCCAAAACTGTCGCATCGTTCCCGACAAGAAACTAGCGGCGGAGAGATTAACCGTGGCGTCATACTTGGGAAGGCCGTGGAAGCAATACTCGACCACCGTGATTATGAACACTGAGATGGGAGACTTGATTAGACCAGAAGGTTGGAAGATCTGGGATGGGGAGAATTTCCACAAGTCATGCAGGTACGTTGAGTACAACAACCGTGGACCAGGAGCTATCACTAACAGAAGAGTCGATTGGGTTAAGATCGCCAGGTCTGCAGGTGAGGTCAATGACTTCACTGTTGCTAACTGGTTAGGCCCGATTAACTGGATTCAAGAGGCCAATGTTCCTGTCACGCTTGGAttataa